Part of the Echeneis naucrates chromosome 1, fEcheNa1.1, whole genome shotgun sequence genome, CTGTTCCCTCTCACCACTGCAACATCAACTTGCTAGATGATGGACCTACTTTTTGGAATTTATCACATGCAGAGAGGCTCCGTGTTAGTATTCCAGCTGAGGAGGATGGGAGTCAAAGCTCCTGCCGGATGTTCACAGAGCCTCAGTATCAACTGCTGAACAACTCCTCCAACGTCACTGATGTACCCTCAGTCCTGTGCTGGAATGGATGGGTGTACGACAACACCACCTTCAAATCTACCGTGACTTCACAGGTGACTGTCAACTTCTCATTtctaaaataacaaacaacatgCATCATTTCCACTATTCTGTAAACCATTTTTAACGGAGAAACCACTTGTTTCCAGTGTTAACTTGTCCTTCCCTCTTTATTTGCTTGCAAAAGTGGGACCTTGTGTGTAACAACAGAGGACAAAACAAGGCAACTGCAACCATCTTCTTCATGGGAGTGATGCTTGGTGCATTGACCTTTGGAAGTTTGAGTGACAAGTAACAGTTcacaacttaaaaataaatacttatcTCATGATTCAACCAATAAGAAATTTTAACTTTGGAGACCTCCTGACTTTCTGCAGGTTTGGAAGAAGGATCATGCTGTTGGTGTCGTATGTGTCTGGGTTGCTTTTTGCCATTTCAAGCgctttttcttcatcttatGTGACCTTTGCTGTGCTGAGGTTCTTTACTGGATTTTGCATCGTTGGCATTGTCATAGTCTCAGCAgttctcagtaaatattttttgctttgcagaccaaacaacaaaatcagaATAAAAACCAAATCTAAATATTGCAATGAAAAACCTTGATCCTTCCAGAGCAGTCTAaacaattagatttttattcttGGCAGATGTGGAGTGGGTGGACATTGAGCACAGGAAGCTGGTGGGAGTGATTGACAGCTTATCATGGACATTTGGGAGCACAGTATTTGTAGCTATTGCTTACTTGGCAACTGACTGGCGGTGGCTGACTGTTAGTGTCACATTCCCTTTAATCCTGGCCATTATCACCTGGAGGTATGACTCTAGAAATGATATCTAACACATTCAGCCCTTATTTACTGAGATTGTGGCTGGTTAACATCAAAGTGCCACTTGTATGGATTTAAACATGAAATTAGCGAGAATTACACTATGGATTGCCATTTCCCAGAAACCTATGGTAAATATTTCTCTAGCTGACATTTGTTGGATGTTTTTGACCTGTTATGTATTAAGACATCTTTTCCTTCAACTTCAGGTGGATGCCAGAATCGGCTAGATGGCTCATTGCAAATGGAAAACTGGAGCAAGCTCAGATGTATTTGACGAAATGTGCAAAGATGAACCAAAGAGAGGACTTGATTCACACACTTCAAACGGAGGTCAGCATATCTCAGAGTTAACTGTTAAGCTATATACAGATGCAATCAAAACTGGTCAACCCCAACTGCAATTTAGTTTGATTGGCTAAATCTACAAACTGTACAAGTGGTACaccaaaatcaacacaaaatgCCCCTTTTAATCACTACTGCAGTCTCAAAGTTATTGAACCCCCTCCATTATAAGCATCTTTAGTACTTACAGCACCGACTCCATTGaagcaaagcagccccaaagCATCACTAagccaccaccatgcttcactgtcaGAATATTGCTTTCAACGTCCATAGGCCCAAACAGTTCCAGTCCCCAAAcctctgtggtttatttatattgttttgagCTAACTGGATCTGAATTTTCTTGTACTTCTGGGTCATGAGTATAAACCTTTTGCGTAGAGCCTTTCAGCATTCAGATTGTACCTTACTATGGAAAATGAAACCTCATTGCCACCAAGTCTTGCTGCAGGTCTTTTAAAGTCGGTTGAGGGTTtttgaccacctgcctcctCCGGACTCTGGTGGCATCTGTTGACAGTATCCAGGTAGTCTAGCCACTGTTCCTTTAACTGCAGGAACATTTAGTACCTTTGCTATGTCTTTGTAGCCGTTTTCCTTGTTTGTGCAAGGCAATGAGCTCTTCTCTGAACTTTTTGGCCAATTCTTGACTTGGCCAAATTTTAACATGcaatcacactcacagtcaACACACCTTAGGTATTTGAGGTGTTCTAGCCTAAACACACCTGATGCACCTGATGCAACTAATGAAGCATGGTTGCATCAGGTGTGCCTGAGACCACACCTGATTTACAAATGTGTGCTCTTACAGTGGATTGAATAATTCtaagtaataataattctaAGTAAAGCAGTAATTGAAATTGCGTGCTGTAGTGCTTTCTCGAACTATgtaaacagttttttgtgtgatttgtttaaGGCAAACAACTGTTTCATTCACACTTTGCCAGTAAACCTAATTTTTAGTCATGGTTGAATAATTTTGATTGAGGAGATGTAGGGACTTCAGTTCTGAGAAGTTTAGCAGTAGCTGTAGTTGTACTTATATCATACTGCTACATGCAGAGTTCTGTTcaccctccctctgtctctttgtctctctctttcctgcaACAAACACAGTCTGTGAACTGAGCTGTTCACAATACTGTCTCAAATTTCTCAAACTTACTGGAGAGATGATGCATTTATTTACTGCAGCCTTTTGGCCTCTTGCCCCCCATCAGCGGATCCCAGGAATACCCTAATTCACATAAACAACATCCAAAATAAGTTGCTTTTCTCTGCGGTTGTGAAGCTCTAGTGTTTGTCAGCGGGGGAAGTTTACAACCaccaaaatgacagaaatggaAGCTGCATCAGCTGATAGTCAAACAAGCTTTCATAGACAATATCTTGCTCCCATCAAAGGTGGGCAGTAAATTACATGACGAAGGCAAGTGGGCAGCAGAATTGGTGTTCTGAGATCAGATTAAGAAGAGGTTGCGCTTGCCTCTCTTGCTAATTCATGCCTATTTTTAGTTGTAACTGGGTGAGCACTGCATGCTTTGCTAGCTCTGATGCATTACTGATGGATTACAGGAAGCATCCAAGTACTTTTCAGAGTTCatggggtgaaaaaaaaaaaaaaacatctcttaTTCTCTTTTGCAGAGGAGAGGGGTAAAAGTTCTGCACTGCAGGTCTAAGTCAAGACATCCAACTAACAAGAAAACAATTGTTTTCTGTGAAAGAAACCATAATAATTGGTAatccttttcactttttcagtcACTGTCCACTATTGTTGTGACAGATAGAAAAGACCGGACCTATTCCTACCTCGATCTGATACGAACACCCAAAATGAGGAATCTGGCTCTGCGTACTGGTGTGGTGTGGTCTGTAGTCCCACTGCTATTTTGGTCAATAGTTTTTGGTTCGGAAATATTCTTTGAGGACACGCAGTTGGATTTACTCTTTTCATGAACTTGCATTTTCTTTACCTCTAGGTTTTGTGTGGCAACAGCATTTTATGGCATCAGCTTTAACATCACAGGCTTTGGGTTAAATATATATCTTACTCAGTTTATATATGCTTTAATTGAGTTCCCAGCCAAAATATTAGTTTATTACTTACTGGATAAGATCGGCAGGAGATGCACTGAGGTGGGATCTCTGCTGTTGGTTGCCGTCTGTCTTGGAATCAACATTGTGGTACCTAAAGGTAGTGTagataattattcatttttaacatgACTTCAATCTAAGCCTTAAATTCTTTTGTTTCAATAACAGACCTTTCTGTTAATATAAATCACAGTACATATGGAACTCTTGTAGTTTCATTGCAAACAATCTCTGCTATCAAACAATAAGAAACCAATGTTCCCCTCTCAGATATGTCAGTTCTGAGAACAGTGGTTGCCATCATTGGAAAAGGGTCTTCAGCGGCTTCCTTTGCAACTGTCGTGCTCTACAGCTCTGAGCTCTACCCAACTGTTATAAGGTAAATatgtatttctttaaatgttatctcacactttttgtatttttattgtaaaaacacGATTTCTTTTaatactatatatatacatgt contains:
- the LOC115039874 gene encoding solute carrier family 22 member 7-like; this translates as MRFEHVLADIDGFGRFQIMILTISFIGRFTLPCHFLLNNFIAAVPSHHCNINLLDDGPTFWNLSHAERLRVSIPAEEDGSQSSCRMFTEPQYQLLNNSSNVTDVPSVLCWNGWVYDNTTFKSTVTSQWDLVCNNRGQNKATATIFFMGVMLGALTFGSLSDKFGRRIMLLVSYVSGLLFAISSAFSSSYVTFAVLRFFTGFCIVGIVIVSAVLNVEWVDIEHRKLVGVIDSLSWTFGSTVFVAIAYLATDWRWLTVSVTFPLILAIITWRWMPESARWLIANGKLEQAQMYLTKCAKMNQREDLIHTLQTESLSTIVVTDRKDRTYSYLDLIRTPKMRNLALRTGVVWFCVATAFYGISFNITGFGLNIYLTQFIYALIEFPAKILVYYLLDKIGRRCTEVGSLLLVAVCLGINIVVPKDMSVLRTVVAIIGKGSSAASFATVVLYSSELYPTVIRQNGMGYNSSMARIGVAVTPLILLLDDVWKVLPQMVLCFAALLGGLVARTLPETHMRCLPETIEDVEKAYQ